The following coding sequences lie in one Sedimentibacter sp. MB35-C1 genomic window:
- the serS gene encoding serine--tRNA ligase, whose amino-acid sequence MLDIKKIRKNPIKVEELLKRRNVDISLAKVLQLDKLRREKIVEIENMKAEHNRVSKSVPQMKKEGRDISEVLVNMKNLSEKIKNLELKIKEIDINIEQELLIIPNTPNPNIVVGSSEDDNKEVRRFGDPKKFDFGPKAHWDLGKDLNILDFERATKITGARFALFKGDGARLERAIITYMLDKHTTEHGFTEMSPPSIVNRDSMLGTGQIPKFEDDMFKLNKKDYYLIPTAEVPLTNIYRDEVLEESDLPMYMTGYTPCFRAEVGSSGRDTKGLIRNHQFDKVEMVIYSTPENSYMQLELLTKFAEKILTELKLPYRVVELCTGDIGFSSAKTYDLEVWMPSYGKYVEISSCSNLEDFQARRSNIRFRAKGKSRPEFIHTLNGSGLAVGRTFAAILENYQNEDGSITIPEVLRPYMRGDEKITI is encoded by the coding sequence ATGTTAGATATAAAAAAAATAAGAAAAAACCCTATTAAAGTTGAAGAATTGCTGAAAAGAAGGAACGTTGATATAAGTTTAGCTAAAGTGCTGCAATTGGACAAATTGAGACGAGAAAAAATTGTTGAAATAGAAAATATGAAAGCAGAGCATAACAGAGTTTCAAAGAGTGTGCCTCAAATGAAAAAGGAAGGCAGAGATATATCGGAAGTTCTTGTTAATATGAAAAATTTATCAGAAAAAATAAAGAATTTGGAATTAAAAATCAAAGAAATTGATATTAATATTGAGCAAGAGCTTCTTATAATTCCCAACACTCCAAATCCTAATATTGTAGTAGGAAGCTCAGAGGATGATAATAAGGAAGTAAGAAGATTTGGTGATCCAAAAAAATTTGATTTTGGACCGAAGGCTCATTGGGATTTGGGAAAGGATCTCAATATACTGGATTTTGAAAGAGCAACAAAAATTACAGGAGCTAGGTTTGCGTTATTTAAGGGAGACGGTGCAAGACTGGAGAGAGCAATTATAACGTATATGCTTGATAAGCATACGACGGAGCACGGTTTTACGGAAATGTCACCGCCGTCTATAGTTAACCGTGACAGCATGCTTGGTACGGGACAGATTCCAAAGTTTGAAGATGATATGTTTAAATTAAATAAAAAAGATTATTATTTAATTCCTACAGCAGAGGTGCCTCTGACAAATATTTATAGAGATGAAGTATTGGAAGAATCAGATCTCCCAATGTATATGACTGGATATACGCCATGCTTTAGAGCGGAAGTAGGATCTTCCGGAAGAGATACTAAAGGTTTGATTAGGAATCATCAATTTGATAAGGTTGAAATGGTAATATATTCAACGCCTGAAAATTCTTATATGCAGCTTGAATTATTAACAAAGTTTGCGGAAAAAATATTAACAGAGCTAAAATTGCCTTACAGAGTAGTTGAACTATGTACCGGAGATATAGGTTTCAGCTCGGCTAAAACCTATGACTTGGAAGTATGGATGCCAAGCTATGGAAAATACGTTGAAATTTCGTCTTGTTCAAACTTAGAAGATTTTCAGGCAAGAAGGTCTAATATTAGGTTCAGGGCCAAGGGAAAATCCAGACCGGAATTCATACATACTTTAAACGGTTCAGGTTTGGCTGTTGGCAGAACATTTGCCGCAATATTAGAAAATTATCAAAATGAAGATGGTTCAATAACAATACCGGAAGTTTTAAGGCCTTATATGAGAGGCGATGAAAAGATAACTATATAA
- a CDS encoding helix-turn-helix domain-containing protein, with amino-acid sequence MIGEKIRNIRKSKNLTIVELSEQINVTSGYISQIERDLISPSLSVLKRLSDALNVPLSSLFTESNDQDVITIQHNERTKVRFGNINVDLEFITPILKNNDKKSNVEAFLFKLNPNTWMSDKPLLHDSKLYLYVLAGELQCHIGNNIYSLASGDSICVPERNAHIIYNNYDEESEALCIISPAIHN; translated from the coding sequence TTGATTGGTGAAAAGATACGAAACATAAGAAAAAGTAAAAATTTAACGATTGTTGAGCTTTCAGAGCAAATTAATGTGACTTCCGGCTACATATCACAGATTGAAAGAGATCTTATTTCTCCTTCTTTATCTGTTCTGAAAAGGTTGTCGGATGCCTTAAATGTACCATTATCTTCGCTGTTCACGGAAAGTAATGACCAAGATGTGATAACTATACAGCACAACGAAAGAACGAAGGTAAGATTCGGAAATATTAATGTTGATCTTGAATTTATTACGCCTATATTAAAGAATAACGACAAAAAAAGCAATGTTGAAGCATTTTTATTTAAACTAAATCCAAATACATGGATGAGTGATAAACCTTTACTCCATGATTCAAAGCTGTATCTTTATGTATTAGCAGGAGAGCTTCAATGTCATATTGGAAATAATATTTACAGTCTTGCAAGTGGAGACAGCATTTGTGTGCCAGAAAGGAATGCACATATAATTTATAATAATTATGACGAGGAATCAGAGGCTTTATGTATAATTTCCCCGGCAATACATAATTAG
- a CDS encoding AAA family ATPase, protein MAEYKDKYREEVNYLEEIIGLLKYRLDVETEKLAEQKADLIAARKEMWENTTHSSSDFDKLSDLNQYLSALNSQTFSYTEIEKRIAKYERMVESPYFSRIDFTEDGYDDTEKIYIGLFNLMDEDTHDIKVYDWRAPISSVYYRSELGPAEYKAPSGIIKGSISLKRQYKITKGKLEYFFDSNVNIVDEMLMEALSKNMAPKMKTIVETIQKQQDLIIRDLDNDLLVVQGVAGSGKSSVALHRIAFLLYRGLNLKLSANNVIVISPNSLFSKYISNVLPELGEDNIREYTFENIFLKLFDNNLSVKSKSENFEKIICAETEEKRSFLRSCDEFKGSKTFIKILERFVKFFERKIIPFEDVYFDGEIIENRQLLRAFLLSNKLNMPTAKKLKIIENRLLDKVHDKKFARREKIETAVNMSKEHEFEIKAFTRVLAAKETSSFINRIRKFTELDSYELYKKLFSDKKLILNLAKGLELPKNIDEIIRYTQENITDSYNIPYSDGIAMMYLKIIAEGADSFSDIKQVIVDEAQDYYPIHYYLLKNLFREARFTIVGDINQAVEKKSDLSLYDDIVSILNFEKYNKIFLNKSYRNSYEISKFCEKFLKEDIHTEYFKRSEEAPEVVCCKDEETLENKLINKVNEYSSQGYNSIAIICKNRKQASDLYFKIKGKINIKLVDYQGEQNLSGSIIVPVYLAKGLEFDAVIVYGTDNKNYLTSFDKNLLYVACSRALHRLSLYYTGKISKLLK, encoded by the coding sequence ATGGCAGAATATAAGGACAAATATAGAGAAGAAGTTAACTATCTTGAAGAAATTATCGGACTATTAAAATATAGATTGGATGTAGAGACCGAAAAACTGGCTGAGCAGAAAGCTGATCTTATAGCCGCAAGAAAAGAAATGTGGGAAAACACAACTCATTCATCTTCTGATTTTGATAAACTATCTGATTTAAACCAGTATTTAAGTGCGCTTAATTCGCAGACATTTAGCTATACAGAGATTGAGAAACGCATAGCTAAATATGAAAGAATGGTTGAAAGCCCGTATTTCTCAAGAATAGATTTTACTGAAGATGGATATGATGATACCGAAAAAATTTATATCGGACTTTTTAATCTGATGGATGAGGATACTCATGATATCAAGGTCTATGACTGGCGAGCACCTATTTCAAGTGTTTATTACAGATCCGAACTCGGCCCTGCTGAATATAAAGCACCGTCCGGCATAATAAAAGGTTCCATATCTTTAAAAAGACAGTATAAAATTACAAAAGGCAAGCTAGAATATTTTTTTGACAGCAACGTAAATATTGTTGATGAAATGCTTATGGAAGCACTTTCTAAAAACATGGCTCCTAAAATGAAAACCATTGTTGAGACAATTCAAAAGCAGCAGGATTTAATTATCAGAGATTTAGATAATGATCTGCTTGTAGTTCAGGGAGTGGCAGGAAGCGGAAAATCATCGGTTGCCCTGCATAGGATTGCATTTCTACTGTACAGAGGGCTAAATTTGAAATTAAGTGCCAACAATGTTATTGTAATTTCACCAAACTCTTTATTTTCAAAGTATATATCTAATGTACTGCCAGAACTTGGTGAAGATAACATTAGAGAATATACATTTGAAAATATATTTTTAAAACTTTTTGACAATAATTTATCCGTTAAAAGCAAAAGCGAAAACTTTGAAAAAATTATATGTGCCGAAACCGAAGAAAAACGAAGCTTTTTAAGATCATGCGATGAATTTAAGGGCTCAAAGACATTTATTAAAATTTTAGAAAGATTCGTAAAATTTTTCGAGCGAAAAATCATTCCGTTTGAAGATGTATATTTTGATGGAGAAATAATTGAAAACCGCCAACTTTTAAGGGCTTTTTTGCTAAGTAATAAATTGAATATGCCGACAGCAAAAAAATTAAAAATTATTGAAAACAGACTATTAGATAAAGTTCATGACAAGAAATTTGCCAGAAGAGAAAAAATTGAAACCGCAGTCAATATGTCAAAGGAGCATGAATTTGAGATTAAAGCTTTTACAAGGGTGCTGGCTGCAAAAGAAACTTCTTCATTTATAAACAGAATACGAAAATTTACCGAATTAGACTCTTATGAGCTGTACAAGAAACTGTTCAGTGATAAGAAATTAATCTTAAATTTAGCTAAAGGTTTAGAACTTCCTAAAAATATAGATGAAATCATTAGATATACACAAGAAAATATTACCGATTCGTACAATATTCCTTATTCTGACGGTATCGCAATGATGTATCTAAAAATTATTGCCGAAGGTGCTGATTCATTCAGCGACATTAAGCAGGTAATTGTAGATGAAGCTCAGGATTATTATCCTATACATTACTATTTGTTGAAAAATCTTTTTAGAGAAGCTAGATTCACAATCGTAGGTGATATTAATCAAGCAGTTGAAAAGAAAAGTGATCTGTCTCTTTACGATGACATTGTTTCTATACTAAATTTTGAAAAATATAATAAAATATTTTTGAATAAGAGTTATCGCAACTCCTACGAAATAAGTAAATTTTGTGAAAAGTTTTTGAAGGAAGATATTCATACCGAATACTTCAAAAGAAGCGAAGAAGCCCCTGAAGTAGTATGCTGTAAAGATGAAGAAACCCTTGAAAATAAATTAATCAACAAAGTTAACGAATATTCGTCTCAAGGTTATAATTCTATAGCGATAATATGCAAAAACAGAAAGCAGGCATCTGATCTATATTTTAAAATAAAAGGAAAGATAAACATTAAATTAGTTGATTATCAAGGTGAACAAAACCTAAGTGGTTCAATAATTGTTCCCGTGTACCTGGCAAAAGGTTTAGAGTTTGATGCCGTAATCGTATATGGAACTGATAACAAAAACTATTTAACCAGTTTTGATAAAAATTTGTTATATGTTGCGTGCTCCCGAGCGTTGCACAGACTATCACTATACTATACAGGAAAAATCAGCAAACTTTTAAAATAA
- a CDS encoding LysR family transcriptional regulator: MTLRHYQIFVTVCDEMSMTSAAEILFVSQSAVSQAIAEMEKHYGVKLFERLSRKLYITYAGKKLLNYARHIISLNKNVENDMASLNERSLIRIGASVTIGACILPGLVSSFASYYPKIQVKVVEDNTSKIQQLIAQDKIDMGIVEGEVSLPDIVNRPFAKDYLILICGKNHRFCTLKSIKPSELKNEKFILRETGSGTRKTFENAMLERGLSWTEIWTCNNADTIKAAVAEGLGVSVISQRAVAKEIEDGRLFSIPIEGISFVRDFKIIYHKNKYITESMHKFWDACFKIK; encoded by the coding sequence TTGACACTTCGGCACTATCAAATCTTTGTAACGGTATGCGATGAAATGAGTATGACTTCAGCTGCTGAAATTCTCTTTGTGTCTCAATCTGCTGTAAGTCAAGCAATTGCGGAAATGGAAAAGCACTACGGAGTAAAATTGTTTGAAAGGTTATCAAGGAAATTATATATTACCTATGCAGGTAAAAAGCTTTTAAATTATGCAAGGCATATTATAAGCCTTAATAAAAATGTAGAAAATGATATGGCTTCTTTAAATGAAAGGTCACTTATAAGAATAGGTGCAAGTGTGACAATAGGAGCATGTATTTTGCCAGGTCTCGTGTCTTCATTTGCTTCATATTACCCTAAAATTCAAGTTAAAGTAGTAGAAGATAATACTTCAAAAATACAGCAGCTTATAGCACAGGACAAAATTGATATGGGAATTGTTGAGGGGGAGGTTTCGTTGCCGGATATTGTAAACAGACCATTTGCAAAAGATTATCTGATATTGATATGCGGAAAAAACCATCGTTTTTGTACGCTTAAATCTATTAAGCCTTCCGAATTAAAAAATGAAAAATTTATACTGCGTGAGACTGGGAGCGGAACTAGAAAAACATTTGAAAATGCCATGTTAGAAAGAGGACTGAGTTGGACAGAAATCTGGACATGTAATAATGCTGATACTATAAAAGCAGCAGTTGCGGAAGGTCTTGGAGTATCAGTTATTTCTCAACGAGCAGTAGCAAAAGAAATTGAAGATGGGAGACTTTTCAGTATTCCTATAGAAGGAATTTCTTTTGTTCGTGATTTCAAAATAATATACCATAAGAATAAGTATATAACAGAATCCATGCATAAGTTCTGGGATGCTTGCTTTAAAATAAAGTAG
- a CDS encoding YeiH family protein yields the protein MKKIIDNVPGVIVAFAIALPAWKLGKMFPVVGGPVLGILFGMILAFFKRPAVLEKGIKYTSKKMLQYSIILLGFNMNLFNVFSVGKQTLSLMAFTLTAAFLTAYIAGKSLSVQKNTNILIGVGTAICGGSAIAATAPVIRARDEEVAVSISTIFLFNVIAAFLFPFLGHILHMSDYSFGLWAGTAINDTSSVVAAGYTFSDAAGNLAVIVKLTRTLMIIPVTLVLAFTTSRGQAKSNYQFSKIFPWFVVGFLVASILCTFTPIPGEISDLLVKTGKYVIIMAMSAIGLNTNLIKLVKNGWKPIFLGLCCWIALSVTSIAVQYLILNV from the coding sequence ATGAAAAAAATAATTGATAATGTGCCTGGAGTCATAGTTGCATTTGCTATAGCTCTTCCCGCATGGAAACTAGGAAAGATGTTTCCTGTTGTAGGTGGCCCGGTTTTGGGAATACTTTTTGGAATGATTCTTGCTTTTTTTAAACGACCTGCCGTACTTGAAAAAGGAATAAAGTACACTTCAAAAAAAATGCTTCAATATTCTATAATACTGCTTGGATTTAACATGAACCTATTCAATGTTTTCTCTGTAGGAAAGCAAACCCTTTCTCTTATGGCTTTTACACTCACAGCTGCATTTCTTACGGCCTATATTGCAGGTAAAAGCCTGTCAGTTCAAAAAAACACAAATATACTTATAGGCGTGGGAACTGCCATATGTGGAGGCTCTGCCATTGCTGCAACAGCTCCCGTAATACGTGCCCGAGATGAGGAGGTTGCTGTGTCAATTTCAACAATATTCCTTTTTAATGTAATAGCTGCTTTTCTTTTTCCTTTCCTCGGCCATATATTACATATGAGCGATTACAGCTTTGGTCTTTGGGCAGGAACAGCAATAAATGACACATCTTCTGTAGTTGCAGCCGGGTATACTTTTAGCGATGCAGCCGGAAACTTGGCTGTAATAGTAAAACTTACAAGAACACTCATGATTATTCCTGTCACTCTTGTACTTGCTTTTACAACATCTCGAGGACAAGCCAAATCCAATTATCAATTTTCAAAGATTTTTCCATGGTTTGTAGTTGGATTTTTAGTAGCTTCAATACTTTGTACATTCACTCCTATTCCCGGGGAAATATCTGATTTACTAGTAAAAACAGGCAAGTATGTTATTATTATGGCTATGTCTGCAATTGGGCTTAATACAAACCTCATAAAATTGGTCAAAAACGGATGGAAGCCGATTTTCCTTGGCTTATGTTGCTGGATAGCTTTATCGGTTACCTCAATTGCGGTTCAGTATTTGATTTTGAATGTATAA
- a CDS encoding IS3 family transposase, with product MFKRIEEAAFRGNTSEQKARIIHNLRGSFKLKDVLAVTGFPKSTYMYWQKRFEMENPDQEIEQKILDIRKEHKDFGYRRIHGDLRKQGLLINKKKVQRIVQKLNIQVTAFTRKSRKYSSYKGNVGKISPNRINRRFDTNIPHQKITTDTSEFKYYEVDQKGRMLIKKLYLDPFMDLCNREILSHSISLRPSGQNVMQALNEAIEITSDCKYRRTFHSDRGWAYQMKAYSRVLESNRIFQSMSRKGNCIDNSPMENFFGIMKQEMYYGMVYYSYEELKNSIEKYIKYYNEKRIKEKLGWMSPVEYRLSLSAA from the coding sequence ATATTTAAAAGAATTGAGGAGGCTGCGTTTAGAGGGAACACCTCAGAACAAAAAGCGAGAATCATCCACAACCTCCGAGGATCCTTCAAATTAAAAGATGTTCTCGCAGTTACAGGTTTCCCAAAATCAACATATATGTATTGGCAAAAGCGCTTTGAAATGGAGAATCCAGATCAGGAGATAGAACAGAAAATTTTAGATATACGTAAGGAACATAAGGATTTTGGCTATCGCCGGATTCATGGCGATTTAAGAAAGCAAGGACTGCTCATCAACAAGAAGAAGGTTCAGCGTATTGTGCAAAAGCTAAATATTCAGGTGACTGCTTTCACTCGCAAAAGTCGTAAGTACAGCTCATACAAAGGGAATGTTGGTAAGATTTCACCTAACAGAATTAATAGACGTTTTGATACAAATATTCCTCACCAGAAGATTACAACTGATACGTCGGAATTCAAATATTATGAGGTGGATCAAAAAGGGAGAATGCTTATCAAAAAGCTCTACCTGGATCCATTTATGGATTTATGCAATAGAGAAATCCTAAGTCATAGCATTTCTCTAAGACCATCAGGCCAAAATGTAATGCAAGCCTTAAATGAGGCAATAGAGATTACCTCAGATTGTAAATACAGGAGAACATTCCATTCTGATAGAGGTTGGGCATATCAGATGAAAGCATATAGTCGTGTACTTGAATCAAACAGAATATTTCAGAGTATGTCGCGTAAAGGAAACTGCATTGATAATTCTCCTATGGAAAACTTCTTTGGAATTATGAAACAGGAAATGTATTATGGTATGGTTTACTACAGTTATGAAGAACTTAAAAATTCGATAGAAAAATATATTAAGTATTACAACGAGAAAAGGATTAAAGAGAAGCTTGGATGGATGAGTCCTGTAGAATACAGACTTAGCCTTTCGGCTGCATAA
- a CDS encoding helix-turn-helix domain-containing protein, whose translation MAKYSYEFKMKVVQEYLAGKGGFAFLSKEYNISSTRDLQKWVSAYNEFGSDGLMRKRKNQTYSFEFKLHVVELYLTTEVSYQDLALSVGINNPPLISKWVNDYRIAGPDALKPKQKGRRPKVDKPKDTNLDKSKKINVETEYLKQLEDENLKLRIENAYLKELRRLRLEGTPQNKKRESSTTSEDPSN comes from the coding sequence ATGGCAAAATATAGTTATGAATTTAAGATGAAAGTTGTGCAAGAATATTTAGCTGGAAAGGGCGGATTCGCTTTTCTATCTAAAGAATATAATATCTCTTCTACGAGGGACTTACAAAAATGGGTTTCTGCATACAATGAATTTGGCTCTGATGGCTTAATGAGAAAACGAAAAAATCAAACTTACTCTTTCGAATTTAAGCTTCATGTGGTAGAGTTGTATCTAACTACAGAGGTTTCTTATCAGGATTTAGCGCTTTCGGTTGGAATTAATAATCCACCATTAATAAGCAAATGGGTTAATGATTATCGTATTGCTGGACCTGATGCCTTGAAACCTAAACAGAAGGGGCGGCGACCAAAAGTGGATAAACCAAAAGATACTAATCTTGATAAGAGTAAAAAAATAAATGTAGAAACGGAGTATCTTAAACAACTTGAAGATGAAAATCTTAAACTACGAATTGAGAATGCATATTTAAAAGAATTGAGGAGGCTGCGTTTAGAGGGAACACCTCAGAACAAAAAGCGAGAATCATCCACAACCTCCGAGGATCCTTCAAATTAA
- a CDS encoding polysaccharide deacetylase family protein, whose translation MLSIRIKNIVIAVLCLILAVSAFKLPIESVISTAAKPSVSMPIIMYHHVLKDKKKLGKYTVSPKEIENDLIYIKQQGYTTVDMEDVIDYVYNKAEFPEKPIMLTFDDGHYSNYTYVLPLLKKYNCKAVISIVGEFVDRSTEEGELNTSYSYLSWDLVNELIGSPYVEIQNHSYGMHDICERKGCMIMKGEDYEEYTKQMENDVGKLQEIIEEKTGYRPTTFTYPYGFVCVECNQILKELGFKATLSCYEGINVLTGKESELFELKRFNRPSGIDSKKFFSKFEE comes from the coding sequence TTGTTATCAATTCGAATTAAGAATATAGTAATTGCAGTTTTATGCTTAATATTAGCTGTATCGGCATTTAAATTGCCAATTGAGAGTGTTATTTCGACGGCTGCTAAGCCGTCGGTAAGTATGCCTATAATTATGTATCATCACGTGTTAAAGGATAAAAAAAAGCTGGGGAAATATACGGTGTCTCCAAAGGAAATTGAAAATGACTTAATTTATATAAAGCAGCAAGGGTATACCACAGTTGATATGGAAGATGTTATAGATTATGTGTATAACAAGGCGGAATTCCCAGAGAAGCCAATAATGCTCACATTTGATGACGGCCATTACAGCAACTACACATATGTGCTTCCGCTTTTAAAAAAATATAATTGCAAGGCTGTAATTTCTATTGTTGGTGAATTTGTCGACAGAAGCACTGAAGAAGGAGAATTAAATACTTCATATTCTTATTTATCATGGGACCTAGTAAATGAGCTGATAGGATCTCCCTATGTGGAAATTCAAAATCATTCATACGGAATGCATGATATTTGTGAAAGAAAAGGATGTATGATAATGAAGGGAGAGGATTACGAAGAATATACAAAGCAAATGGAAAATGATGTGGGTAAGTTGCAGGAAATAATTGAAGAGAAAACAGGATACAGACCAACAACATTCACATATCCATATGGTTTTGTTTGCGTAGAATGCAATCAGATACTAAAAGAACTGGGATTTAAAGCTACATTATCCTGTTATGAAGGTATTAATGTATTAACGGGCAAAGAAAGCGAACTGTTTGAATTGAAGCGTTTCAACAGGCCCAGCGGCATAGACTCAAAAAAATTTTTTAGTAAATTTGAAGAATAA
- the pyrE gene encoding orotate phosphoribosyltransferase, which translates to MNIDVVQILKDSEALLEGHFLLSSGKHSNRYCQCAKLMQYPDRTEKVVALVADKVKNLGIDVVVGPAMGGITAAYELGRQMGIRAIFTERENNVMTLRRGFEIKPGEKILIMEDVVTTGKSSMETAKVLENLGGKVVGIGCIVDRKSSEIDLPIYSAIELEFEVFDAGSCPMCAQGTEPVKPGSRKMQ; encoded by the coding sequence GATGTTGTTCAAATATTAAAAGACAGTGAAGCTTTGCTTGAAGGGCATTTTCTTTTGTCATCGGGTAAACACAGCAACAGGTACTGCCAATGTGCAAAACTTATGCAATATCCTGACAGAACAGAAAAAGTAGTAGCCCTGGTAGCAGATAAGGTGAAGAACCTAGGAATAGACGTTGTGGTAGGGCCGGCAATGGGAGGCATAACAGCAGCCTATGAACTTGGCAGACAGATGGGAATAAGAGCTATTTTTACTGAGAGAGAAAATAATGTAATGACACTTCGCCGGGGATTTGAGATTAAGCCGGGAGAAAAAATACTGATTATGGAAGATGTAGTCACTACAGGCAAATCATCTATGGAAACTGCAAAAGTATTAGAAAACCTTGGTGGAAAGGTTGTTGGAATAGGATGTATTGTCGACAGAAAGTCAAGTGAAATTGATCTGCCAATTTATAGTGCTATAGAGCTTGAATTTGAAGTGTTTGATGCTGGTAGCTGCCCGATGTGTGCTCAAGGCACTGAGCCTGTTAAGCCGGGAAGTAGAAAAATGCAGTAG